Proteins encoded together in one Pseudomonadota bacterium window:
- a CDS encoding thiolase family protein, whose product MKKRIAIVGGVRTPYVKAGTRFADLSAVDLGRLVSRELIARTGIDPSVIDSVVIGNVSQPMEAVNIARVISIFAGIPEHVPAYTVHRNCASGIQAIVSGAQSIATGESEVVLAGGVESMSNIPFFLSKKFHDIAVNYLHSKSLKRRLLSLLELRPKDFIPKIGLMLGLTDPTCRLNMGQTAEVLARELGVSRESQDEFALESHKRTVAAYEAGRFKDEIMTVFCPPDYQESLDFDNGARADESMEILSRLRPFFDRKYGTVTAGNSSQITDGAAAVMLASGKAVKKYGLEPLGYVGEYAFAGLSPKRMGLGPAYATSRLLEKSGLALDEIGLIEMNEAFAAQIIANEMVFAQDQLAEHYLGRKAMGAIDRSIMNVNGGAIAMGHPVGSSGTRLVLTLLLEMRRRGVGRGLATLCVGGGQGAAVIIERT is encoded by the coding sequence ATGAAAAAACGGATCGCAATTGTCGGAGGAGTCAGGACGCCCTATGTGAAAGCCGGGACCAGGTTCGCCGACCTGAGCGCGGTGGATCTCGGCAGGCTCGTGTCCAGGGAACTCATCGCCCGGACCGGAATCGATCCGTCGGTGATCGATTCAGTGGTGATCGGCAATGTCTCCCAGCCCATGGAAGCGGTGAACATCGCCCGGGTGATCTCGATCTTTGCCGGTATTCCCGAGCATGTGCCGGCGTATACTGTGCACCGCAACTGCGCCTCCGGGATCCAGGCCATCGTTTCCGGCGCCCAGTCGATCGCTACCGGTGAGTCGGAAGTAGTGCTGGCCGGCGGAGTCGAGTCGATGTCGAACATCCCCTTTTTCCTTTCCAAAAAATTTCATGATATTGCGGTCAACTATCTGCACAGCAAATCCCTGAAACGACGGCTTCTTTCCCTGCTTGAGCTTCGACCCAAAGATTTCATCCCGAAAATCGGCCTGATGTTGGGGCTTACCGATCCCACCTGTCGCCTCAATATGGGGCAGACCGCCGAGGTGCTGGCCAGGGAGCTTGGGGTAAGCCGTGAAAGCCAGGATGAGTTTGCCCTTGAAAGTCATAAGAGAACGGTTGCTGCATACGAGGCGGGGCGATTCAAAGACGAGATCATGACCGTTTTCTGTCCGCCCGATTATCAGGAATCCCTCGATTTTGACAATGGGGCCAGAGCGGATGAAAGCATGGAAATTTTAAGCAGGCTGCGGCCTTTTTTTGATCGCAAATACGGCACGGTGACTGCCGGCAACTCCTCGCAGATCACCGATGGCGCGGCGGCGGTGATGCTCGCCAGCGGCAAGGCGGTTAAAAAATACGGCCTGGAGCCCTTGGGGTATGTCGGGGAGTATGCATTTGCCGGGCTCTCGCCGAAGAGAATGGGACTTGGCCCGGCGTATGCCACCTCGCGTCTTCTGGAGAAATCGGGGCTCGCCCTGGATGAGATCGGCCTGATCGAGATGAACGAGGCCTTTGCCGCCCAGATCATCGCCAATGAGATGGTCTTCGCCCAGGATCAACTCGCGGAGCATTACCTGGGCAGAAAGGCGATGGGCGCCATTGACCGGAGCATCATGAACGTGAACGGCGGGGCGATTGCCATGGGCCATCCGGTGGGCTCCAGCGGGACGAGGCTGGTGCTGACCCTTCTCCTTGAGATGAGAAGGCGCGGGGTTGGCAGGGGGCTTGCCACCTTGTGTGTCGGTGGTGGGCAGGGTGCGGCCGTGATCATTGAGAGGACCTGA
- the sbtA gene encoding selenobiotic family radical SAM modification target peptide: MGNNDLKKMLAGLSLVALIGGAGLSLTGCAATGNTAATKDNTESNQKVRNDEPETLTG, from the coding sequence ATGGGCAATAACGACCTGAAAAAGATGTTGGCCGGTCTTAGCCTGGTTGCCCTGATCGGTGGTGCAGGACTGTCATTGACCGGATGTGCGGCAACCGGCAATACAGCGGCTACAAAAGACAACACCGAATCGAACCAGAAAGTCCGGAACGACGAACCGGAAACTCTTACCGGTTGA
- a CDS encoding enoyl-CoA hydratase/isomerase family protein, which produces MKAFKFDRRDDGIGEVTFDLPDSKVNILSPSVVVELEELISGLAGDPGLKGVIFASGKKDNFIAGADISVIEKIGSEEEGVALASQGQKVFNDLAALPFPTVAVIDGSCLGGGTEFALACTYRVLSDNPKSFLGLPETQLGIIPGFGGTQRLPRLVGIVEAVRMITSGARIYGGKALRMGLVDEVAAVENLPAAAVKLISGHPERKQCRFCMGTFVAQLDRFPLWRWLVFRQARQEVTKKTGEHYPALFKAIDAIEQGLSAGMAKGLEVEATLLGRLAVTGTARNLQKVFRLHEKFSRVDTSSVKNFAKIGVVGAGVMGGGIVGLIAEHAMQPRLINRSTKGISVALEAISRVLAGKLRKRIYTRDQVERLKGAVTWDTTMRGMHTLNAVIEAVVEEMAVKKKILADIAGVVGNSTLILSNTSSLSITEMAKDVQNPARVAGFHFFNPVDRMKLVEVIHGEQTSEETVAKGMALAKRLGKIPVRVKDSPGFLVNRLLLPYLNEAARMLEEGGRIDRIDRAMTAFGMPLGPFRLLDMVGLDIAAHVAEILNRAFGERMRPSPLLASMQVAGRLGNKNGRGFYDYGSKRNGDLADDIYSLLQLDQVPGKTFSDEEIVDRLIMPMINEAVLCLEESVVSDAGTVDAAMIFGAGFPPYTGGLIRYADTVGAGEVVRRLGELVGKGGERFAPAPLLRKMAELGAGFYDD; this is translated from the coding sequence ATGAAAGCATTCAAATTTGATAGAAGGGATGATGGCATCGGGGAAGTCACCTTTGACCTGCCCGATTCAAAGGTCAATATCCTGAGCCCCTCAGTCGTGGTCGAGTTGGAGGAACTGATCAGCGGGCTGGCCGGTGACCCAGGCCTTAAAGGAGTGATCTTTGCCTCCGGCAAGAAGGACAATTTCATTGCCGGGGCCGATATCTCGGTGATTGAGAAGATAGGTTCCGAAGAGGAAGGGGTGGCGTTGGCCTCCCAGGGGCAGAAGGTCTTTAACGATCTTGCCGCTCTCCCTTTCCCGACAGTGGCGGTAATTGACGGATCATGCCTCGGCGGCGGCACCGAATTTGCGCTGGCCTGCACTTACAGGGTTCTTTCCGATAACCCGAAGTCCTTTCTCGGCCTGCCTGAGACGCAGCTTGGGATCATCCCCGGATTCGGCGGCACTCAGCGCCTTCCCCGTCTGGTGGGGATTGTCGAAGCGGTCAGGATGATCACCTCCGGAGCCAGAATCTATGGCGGCAAAGCATTGCGCATGGGGCTGGTCGATGAAGTAGCGGCGGTTGAAAACCTGCCGGCGGCAGCCGTGAAGCTTATTTCCGGTCATCCGGAGCGAAAGCAGTGCAGATTTTGTATGGGAACATTTGTCGCACAGCTTGACCGCTTCCCGTTGTGGCGGTGGCTCGTCTTCCGTCAGGCGCGGCAGGAGGTTACCAAAAAAACCGGGGAGCATTATCCGGCACTTTTCAAAGCGATCGACGCCATCGAGCAGGGATTGTCTGCCGGCATGGCAAAAGGTCTGGAGGTTGAGGCAACCCTTCTGGGCCGGCTGGCGGTAACCGGGACCGCGAGAAATCTCCAGAAAGTATTTCGGTTGCATGAAAAATTCTCCAGGGTAGACACCTCATCGGTCAAGAACTTCGCCAAAATCGGGGTGGTCGGGGCCGGGGTCATGGGCGGCGGGATCGTTGGCCTGATCGCCGAACATGCGATGCAGCCTCGGCTGATCAACCGTTCCACCAAGGGGATCAGTGTTGCGCTTGAGGCGATTTCCAGGGTGCTCGCCGGTAAACTGCGGAAAAGGATTTATACCCGTGACCAGGTGGAGAGGTTGAAAGGAGCGGTCACCTGGGATACGACCATGCGGGGCATGCACACGCTCAATGCGGTGATCGAGGCGGTGGTCGAAGAGATGGCGGTGAAGAAAAAAATCCTGGCCGATATTGCGGGAGTGGTCGGCAACTCCACCCTGATCCTGTCAAACACTTCATCGCTGTCGATCACCGAAATGGCGAAGGATGTGCAGAATCCCGCCCGGGTGGCTGGGTTTCATTTCTTCAATCCGGTCGACAGGATGAAGCTGGTCGAGGTGATCCACGGCGAACAGACTTCGGAAGAGACGGTGGCCAAGGGTATGGCGCTTGCCAAGAGGCTTGGCAAGATCCCGGTCAGGGTCAAGGACAGCCCCGGTTTTCTGGTGAACCGGTTGCTCTTGCCGTATCTGAATGAAGCGGCGAGGATGCTCGAAGAAGGCGGCCGGATCGACCGGATCGATCGCGCGATGACCGCCTTCGGCATGCCCCTGGGGCCGTTCAGGCTTCTCGATATGGTGGGGCTCGATATCGCGGCCCATGTCGCCGAAATATTGAATCGCGCCTTCGGTGAGAGAATGCGTCCATCACCCTTGCTCGCCTCGATGCAGGTGGCTGGGCGTCTCGGCAACAAAAACGGCAGGGGGTTTTACGATTACGGCAGCAAGCGAAACGGGGACCTGGCTGATGATATTTATTCCCTGTTGCAGCTTGATCAGGTGCCCGGCAAAACCTTCAGCGACGAGGAGATTGTCGATCGGCTGATCATGCCGATGATCAATGAAGCTGTCCTCTGTCTGGAGGAAAGTGTGGTGAGCGATGCCGGAACCGTTGATGCGGCGATGATCTTCGGCGCGGGTTTCCCTCCGTACACCGGTGGTCTGATCCGTTATGCAGATACCGTCGGCGCAGGAGAGGTGGTCCGCAGGCTGGGGGAACTTGTCGGCAAGGGCGGTGAAAGGTTTGCGCCGGCACCATTGCTCCGGAAGATGGCGGAGCTGGGCGCAGGTTTTTATGACGATTGA
- a CDS encoding DUF4124 domain-containing protein, whose amino-acid sequence MTKHPIFLAAALSAFFFGVCYGGDELFTWKDEQGGLHITDVRPPVGAEIINISPNNLKAAEEVQRQRLLRQEKIREEKIRQDREREIINNKVAEAIEKKAAIRKANEEIEKEKAKKRREKRRRRRHKAPSPPTTVPTDSGGIENSR is encoded by the coding sequence ATGACGAAACATCCAATTTTTTTGGCAGCAGCACTGTCTGCTTTTTTCTTTGGCGTTTGCTATGGAGGGGATGAGCTCTTTACCTGGAAGGATGAGCAGGGCGGGTTGCATATTACAGATGTGCGACCGCCGGTTGGGGCGGAAATTATCAACATCAGCCCCAACAACTTGAAAGCGGCTGAAGAAGTGCAGCGTCAGCGTTTATTGCGTCAGGAAAAGATCCGCGAGGAAAAGATCCGCCAGGACAGGGAGCGGGAGATCATCAATAACAAAGTGGCTGAAGCCATAGAGAAAAAAGCGGCTATTCGAAAGGCAAATGAAGAAATTGAGAAAGAGAAAGCGAAGAAACGCCGCGAAAAAAGAAGAAGGCGCAGGCACAAAGCACCCAGCCCTCCAACCACCGTACCGACTGATAGCGGGGGTATAGAGAATTCACGGTGA
- a CDS encoding DUF309 domain-containing protein: MKFDPFNNRVCRDIRNGLSKGLMDALRNKDLKAVHTLAAKYLAQGVEPYQKKYIEGRLGGYEKVLAGIRRLDPDDVYDIALKLWDAELFYEVHEYLEFYWKQASGANREILQALIRAAGTYIHLEQGNVKGAANMAAKAVKILEKKVSRALLPGYLDLGLLLVKLRNLDPVAPKLIRRI, from the coding sequence ATGAAATTTGACCCGTTCAATAACAGAGTGTGCCGGGATATCAGGAATGGTCTGTCGAAGGGGCTGATGGATGCCCTCCGGAATAAAGACCTCAAGGCGGTGCATACACTTGCGGCAAAATATCTGGCACAGGGTGTTGAGCCATACCAGAAAAAGTACATCGAGGGCCGGCTCGGAGGGTATGAAAAAGTTCTGGCAGGAATCCGGCGTCTGGACCCTGACGATGTCTATGACATCGCTCTAAAGCTCTGGGATGCAGAGTTGTTCTATGAAGTTCATGAATATCTGGAGTTTTACTGGAAGCAGGCGTCCGGTGCGAACCGAGAAATCCTGCAGGCTCTAATTCGGGCAGCAGGCACTTACATCCACCTGGAACAGGGGAATGTAAAGGGGGCGGCGAATATGGCCGCAAAAGCGGTCAAAATTCTGGAGAAGAAGGTGAGTCGGGCTCTTCTTCCCGGATATCTGGACCTGGGGCTGCTCCTCGTTAAACTCCGTAATCTAGACCCTGTTGCGCCAAAATTAATTCGGCGAATCTGA
- a CDS encoding acyl-CoA dehydrogenase family protein, with product MKKSDETISGFLTELYQGRFNDTLFRTFSAAEPDEQTKRIISRFHELIKEYPALSLEKSGMIPDELWQGLKEIGIFGLNIPARYGGVGLSLTNYLRVLKAMAGVDMALAIIPTAHLSIGVKGVVLFGTEGQKKKYLPKAASGEMLFAYALTESGIGSDAQHITTSATLSDDGSAYLINGQKSYITNGGYAGGMVVFARMEQEKPGFMGAFIVETDMEGVTVGKDVAKMGLTISSTTTIQFKDVRVPVENLLGKPGDGFKIAMSILNYGRLGLGAASAGVMSRSVEDMFERASSRVQFGRPIKGFELIQDKIVRAVVNGFAAEAMTKFTAHLLESNPEASCSMESSHTKLFGTTRGWDVLYDALQTAGGAGYLSGLPYEKRMRDFRVTTIFEGTTEIHTIYPPLVMIRILSAGNQKKGKIASFLSLLGSLLKRPDINPETDNPVFRKAVSYAAGCVWRVRLLLVWGAIRFGKRITDKEFYLERITRVSVSLFAILAMMARIESHHRAEKDIQAELELLDYFVEEEKERGGSGAGFWTTRKEKLHRRIFARMDSAH from the coding sequence ATGAAGAAAAGCGATGAAACGATCAGCGGTTTCCTGACAGAACTTTACCAGGGGCGATTCAACGACACTCTGTTCCGCACATTCAGCGCGGCGGAACCGGATGAACAAACGAAGCGGATTATCAGTCGCTTTCATGAGCTGATCAAGGAGTATCCCGCCCTGTCCCTTGAAAAGAGCGGTATGATCCCCGATGAGCTGTGGCAGGGGTTGAAAGAGATCGGTATCTTCGGCCTCAACATCCCTGCCCGATACGGGGGAGTGGGCTTAAGTCTTACCAATTATTTAAGGGTTCTCAAAGCCATGGCCGGAGTTGATATGGCACTGGCGATCATCCCCACCGCGCATCTTTCCATCGGTGTGAAAGGGGTTGTTCTCTTCGGTACCGAGGGGCAGAAGAAGAAATATCTGCCGAAGGCAGCGTCCGGAGAAATGCTTTTTGCATACGCACTCACCGAGTCCGGCATTGGTTCGGATGCCCAGCACATCACTACTTCCGCCACTCTGTCTGATGATGGCAGCGCTTATCTCATAAACGGCCAGAAGAGTTACATCACCAATGGCGGCTATGCCGGCGGGATGGTGGTGTTCGCCCGGATGGAACAGGAAAAGCCCGGATTTATGGGCGCTTTTATTGTCGAGACGGACATGGAAGGGGTAACGGTCGGCAAGGATGTTGCCAAGATGGGGCTTACCATCAGTTCCACCACCACCATTCAGTTCAAGGATGTCCGGGTTCCGGTGGAAAATCTGCTCGGCAAACCCGGAGATGGTTTCAAGATCGCCATGTCCATCCTGAATTATGGACGCCTTGGGCTCGGAGCCGCTTCCGCCGGGGTAATGAGCCGGTCGGTTGAAGATATGTTCGAGAGAGCTTCTTCAAGGGTCCAGTTCGGCAGGCCCATCAAGGGATTCGAGCTGATCCAGGACAAGATCGTCCGCGCCGTGGTCAACGGCTTTGCCGCCGAGGCGATGACAAAGTTTACCGCCCACCTCCTGGAGTCGAATCCTGAGGCCAGCTGCAGCATGGAGAGTTCGCACACCAAACTCTTCGGCACCACCAGGGGCTGGGATGTTCTTTATGATGCCCTGCAGACTGCGGGTGGCGCCGGGTATCTTTCCGGTTTGCCGTATGAGAAAAGAATGCGGGACTTCAGGGTCACCACCATCTTTGAAGGAACGACCGAGATCCACACCATCTATCCGCCTCTGGTCATGATCCGGATTCTGAGCGCCGGTAACCAAAAGAAGGGGAAGATTGCCTCCTTCCTGTCGCTCCTCGGCAGTTTGCTGAAGCGTCCCGATATCAATCCGGAAACGGATAACCCGGTGTTCCGGAAGGCCGTCTCCTATGCAGCCGGATGTGTCTGGCGGGTGAGACTGCTGCTGGTCTGGGGCGCGATCCGGTTCGGCAAACGGATTACGGATAAGGAATTTTACCTTGAGCGGATCACCCGGGTCAGTGTTTCTCTTTTTGCCATCCTGGCCATGATGGCCAGGATTGAAAGCCATCATCGGGCGGAAAAGGATATCCAGGCCGAGCTCGAACTCCTTGATTATTTTGTTGAAGAGGAAAAGGAGCGTGGCGGGTCGGGAGCAGGTTTTTGGACCACCCGAAAAGAGAAGCTCCACCGGAGGATTTTTGCACGTATGGATTCGGCTCATTAA
- a CDS encoding sigma-70 family RNA polymerase sigma factor, producing the protein MNWQENNNRMDNLDEETFEEQTGLQKYLDEINRHSLLSAEETLRLAALVKGKSDKEAIDKLIVSNLRLVVKIAMDFRKYWMEGFLDLVQEGNIGLARAVKKFDPDKEVKFSYYASFWIRAYIMKHIMENKRLIKIGTTQNQRKLFYKLEKEIRRLEMFGEKPDPAEIAANLDVDVEEVVEMTWRLNGSEVSLDAPLNFEEKNTLNDLLSCNGPTIEEIVTGIEEQNLVRDIVVRHESSFNEKEFAILDQRLLSVDSKTLKCVADQFDVSKERIRQIEVSLLGKLQAIFAREMPDRVAA; encoded by the coding sequence GTGAACTGGCAAGAAAACAATAATCGAATGGACAATCTGGACGAAGAAACCTTCGAAGAACAGACCGGCCTGCAGAAATACCTTGATGAGATCAACCGGCACAGCCTCCTGTCGGCGGAGGAGACCTTACGCCTGGCGGCACTGGTCAAGGGAAAGAGCGACAAAGAAGCCATCGACAAACTGATCGTCTCAAACCTGCGGCTGGTGGTCAAGATTGCCATGGATTTCAGAAAATATTGGATGGAGGGCTTTCTTGACCTGGTCCAGGAAGGGAATATCGGGCTTGCCAGGGCGGTAAAGAAATTCGACCCCGACAAGGAAGTCAAATTCTCATATTATGCCTCTTTCTGGATTCGCGCATACATCATGAAACATATCATGGAGAACAAACGCCTGATCAAAATCGGCACAACCCAGAACCAGCGGAAACTTTTCTACAAACTCGAAAAGGAAATCCGCAGGCTTGAAATGTTCGGGGAAAAACCGGACCCGGCTGAAATAGCCGCGAACCTTGATGTTGACGTAGAAGAAGTCGTTGAAATGACATGGAGACTGAACGGCTCAGAAGTCTCACTGGATGCACCACTTAATTTTGAAGAGAAAAACACCTTGAACGATCTGTTGAGTTGCAACGGTCCGACGATTGAAGAAATTGTTACGGGCATTGAAGAACAGAACCTTGTCCGGGACATCGTCGTCAGACACGAATCTTCATTTAATGAAAAAGAGTTCGCCATTTTGGACCAGAGGCTTCTCAGCGTTGATTCCAAGACCCTGAAATGTGTCGCGGACCAGTTTGATGTCTCAAAAGAAAGAATCAGACAGATTGAAGTTTCTCTTCTCGGCAAACTTCAGGCCATTTTCGCACGTGAAATGCCGGATCGCGTCGCCGCCTGA
- a CDS encoding multicopper oxidase domain-containing protein, with translation MMSSRMSTALLSLTAVLLAVAAALPGNAATVEYDLAIVEQEINFTGHPEMGMTLNGGIPGPTLRFTEGDLARIRVSNRMGVDSSIHWHGLLVPPGMDGVPLISFPPIRPGATFTYEFPIRQSGTYWYHSHTNLQEQRGVYGAIVIEPLSANDTEKVDQDHVVLLSDWTDEDPRAVLKTLKRGSDWYALQKGSGQSILGAARMGMAGAYFSRELQRMPPMDIADIAYDRFLANGKPESHLKASPGELVRLRIIDGSATTYFHLEFAGGVMRIVAADGQNVHPVEEKRFLIGVAETYDVLIKVPSSGSYEFRATAHDGSGYARVWIGEGEKHPAGDVPVPNLYHAMGGLSLKKIFALTPAGAMGMEDRKVGRGMFDRPGMAGMTTMTMDSGHEMGAMKQAGGQHEMVGNNETAHSPAMAEMGMEMVPKAASKTEHPMTMEHSGASMVIAPADRSGKKFARDFSFLGTDVSSRANLAMDGMADRPWPPYHKLNAITNTALPRGEPVREIRLTLDGDMERYVWFLNNKPLSETDHLLIKEDEVVRLIMINRTMMHHPMHLHGHFFRVLNGQGDHAPLKHTVDVAPMSTTVIEFDANEKGDWFFHCHLLYHMKSGMARLVHYDDFTIDPDLAAIRPGLYRDSWYFQGRAGLFSNMADTALVLSNTRNLISTEWEVGWQEVDDNEWEGTLKWGYYVNRFFTPFVGGIVEGENRKSNDERGFVGFHYLLPLNIEANCWLDDEKETRISIEKSFELTPRLSITGETRYDSAERWEGGVEISYLVNREVSLAARWHTDYAFGGGLEIRF, from the coding sequence ATGATGAGTAGCAGAATGAGCACGGCACTACTGAGTCTGACGGCTGTATTGCTTGCCGTTGCTGCAGCCCTCCCCGGCAACGCGGCCACCGTTGAATACGATCTGGCGATTGTCGAGCAGGAGATAAATTTTACGGGCCATCCGGAAATGGGGATGACCCTGAACGGCGGTATTCCCGGACCGACCTTGCGTTTTACCGAGGGGGATCTTGCCAGGATCAGGGTGAGTAACAGAATGGGTGTGGATTCCTCCATTCACTGGCATGGCCTTCTGGTGCCTCCCGGGATGGACGGAGTTCCGCTGATCAGTTTTCCCCCGATCAGACCCGGTGCCACCTTCACTTACGAATTTCCGATTCGTCAGAGCGGCACATACTGGTATCACTCCCATACAAATCTTCAGGAGCAGCGGGGGGTGTATGGGGCAATTGTGATCGAGCCTTTGTCCGCAAACGATACGGAAAAGGTCGATCAGGACCATGTTGTCCTCCTCTCCGACTGGACCGATGAAGATCCCCGGGCGGTGCTGAAAACCCTGAAGCGCGGCAGCGACTGGTACGCACTGCAGAAGGGGAGTGGTCAGAGTATTCTGGGCGCTGCCCGGATGGGGATGGCCGGGGCATATTTTTCCCGGGAACTGCAAAGAATGCCACCGATGGATATCGCCGATATCGCCTATGACCGCTTTCTCGCCAATGGCAAGCCCGAATCACATCTCAAAGCCTCACCGGGTGAACTCGTTCGTCTGCGGATCATCGATGGTTCGGCAACCACCTACTTCCATCTGGAATTTGCGGGAGGGGTGATGCGTATTGTTGCCGCCGACGGCCAGAATGTACATCCGGTGGAGGAGAAACGCTTTCTGATCGGGGTTGCCGAAACCTACGATGTACTGATCAAGGTTCCCAGCTCAGGTTCTTATGAATTCCGGGCCACTGCCCATGACGGTTCAGGATATGCCAGGGTCTGGATCGGCGAAGGTGAAAAACATCCGGCCGGAGATGTTCCCGTTCCCAATCTGTATCACGCCATGGGGGGACTAAGCCTGAAAAAAATCTTTGCCCTGACGCCTGCCGGGGCCATGGGGATGGAGGACCGCAAGGTCGGGAGGGGAATGTTCGACCGGCCTGGAATGGCGGGAATGACCACCATGACGATGGATTCCGGGCACGAAATGGGAGCAATGAAACAGGCCGGTGGGCAGCATGAAATGGTCGGCAATAATGAAACCGCTCATTCTCCGGCCATGGCGGAGATGGGCATGGAAATGGTCCCGAAGGCTGCGAGCAAAACAGAGCACCCCATGACCATGGAGCATTCCGGCGCATCCATGGTCATCGCACCCGCCGACAGATCCGGAAAGAAATTCGCCCGCGATTTTTCCTTTCTGGGAACGGATGTTTCCTCGCGGGCCAATCTTGCCATGGACGGCATGGCCGACCGTCCCTGGCCGCCGTACCATAAACTTAACGCTATTACAAATACCGCCCTGCCCCGGGGAGAACCGGTGCGGGAGATCCGGCTGACCCTGGACGGCGATATGGAGCGTTACGTCTGGTTCCTGAACAACAAGCCGCTCTCCGAAACCGACCACCTGCTGATAAAAGAGGACGAGGTTGTCCGCTTGATCATGATCAACCGGACGATGATGCACCATCCGATGCATCTCCACGGTCATTTCTTCAGGGTGCTCAACGGTCAGGGCGACCATGCGCCATTAAAGCACACCGTTGATGTGGCGCCGATGTCCACCACCGTGATCGAGTTCGACGCCAATGAAAAGGGCGACTGGTTTTTCCACTGCCACCTGCTCTATCACATGAAGAGCGGAATGGCCCGGCTGGTCCATTATGATGATTTTACCATCGATCCCGATCTGGCCGCGATCAGGCCCGGGCTCTACAGGGACTCCTGGTATTTCCAAGGCCGGGCCGGGCTGTTCAGCAATATGGCCGACACCGCACTTGTGCTGTCCAATACCCGAAATCTGATCAGTACCGAATGGGAAGTCGGCTGGCAGGAAGTGGATGACAACGAGTGGGAGGGAACCCTGAAATGGGGATATTATGTCAATCGGTTTTTTACCCCCTTTGTCGGCGGGATCGTTGAAGGGGAAAACCGCAAAAGCAACGATGAAAGAGGTTTTGTCGGTTTTCACTATCTGCTGCCGTTGAATATCGAGGCGAACTGCTGGCTGGATGACGAAAAGGAGACACGGATCAGCATCGAAAAATCCTTCGAGCTGACTCCCCGCCTTTCAATCACCGGCGAGACCCGCTATGACTCGGCGGAACGATGGGAGGGCGGGGTCGAGATCAGTTACCTGGTCAACCGGGAGGTTTCGTTGGCCGCCCGCTGGCACACAGACTACGCATTCGGCGGAGGACTTGAGATCAGGTTCTGA
- a CDS encoding rubredoxin has product MKKYVCSVCGYVYDPALGDPDSGIEPGTDFKDLPDDWVCPVCGASKSEFEAE; this is encoded by the coding sequence ATGAAGAAATATGTCTGCTCAGTCTGCGGTTATGTTTACGACCCGGCCCTTGGCGACCCCGACAGCGGCATCGAACCCGGCACCGACTTCAAAGACCTGCCGGATGACTGGGTCTGCCCCGTCTGCGGCGCCTCCAAAAGTGAATTTGAGGCGGAGTAG
- a CDS encoding patatin-like phospholipase family protein: MKEKLGFVLGGGGARGLAHLGAIDALTENGIIPDLVVGTSIGALLGALYATTGDCKKAMQRIDEYFACDCYAKIQFDFVKEAEEGRKHDGLLDSLSRYFRKKLFYNYFLANQQSFVSLETYMENINFLIDDIDIQETKIPFAAVCTDINTGEETVLTKGPLRQAVAASSAIPGIFPPIPLNSHLLMDGGWVNQLPVDTCSSLGADYVIAVNVGKELEQDFSTETALDIIRRTNAITRTVLNEMQARAADAIIEPEVGDISWAQFGCIEDCMRRGRVAAEEFIEVYKENSKSDMPSFFKKLFT, from the coding sequence ATGAAAGAAAAATTGGGTTTTGTTCTCGGTGGTGGCGGAGCCCGTGGCCTCGCCCATTTAGGCGCCATAGATGCCCTGACCGAGAACGGGATTATCCCCGACCTGGTGGTTGGCACAAGCATCGGGGCGCTGCTGGGAGCGCTTTACGCAACGACCGGCGACTGCAAAAAGGCCATGCAGAGGATTGATGAATATTTCGCCTGCGACTGCTATGCCAAGATCCAGTTTGATTTTGTCAAGGAAGCTGAAGAAGGCAGAAAACATGACGGCCTGCTGGATAGTCTCTCCAGATATTTTCGCAAAAAACTCTTCTACAACTATTTCCTGGCCAACCAGCAATCCTTTGTCTCCCTTGAAACATACATGGAAAACATCAACTTCCTGATCGACGATATCGACATCCAGGAAACGAAAATCCCTTTTGCCGCGGTCTGCACCGATATCAACACCGGCGAGGAGACCGTTCTCACCAAAGGCCCCCTCCGGCAGGCAGTTGCCGCCTCTTCGGCAATCCCCGGCATATTCCCACCCATACCACTGAACAGTCACCTGTTGATGGACGGGGGCTGGGTGAACCAGCTACCGGTTGACACCTGCAGTTCCCTGGGCGCCGACTACGTTATTGCGGTGAACGTCGGCAAGGAACTGGAGCAGGATTTCTCTACCGAAACCGCCCTGGACATCATTCGCCGGACCAATGCCATAACCCGAACAGTGTTGAACGAGATGCAGGCGAGAGCCGCCGATGCGATTATCGAGCCTGAAGTTGGAGACATCAGCTGGGCACAGTTCGGCTGTATTGAAGATTGTATGCGGAGAGGCCGAGTGGCCGCTGAAGAGTTTATCGAAGTATACAAAGAAAACAGCAAGAGTGACATGCCATCATTTTTTAAAAAACTGTTCACTTGA